From the Oncorhynchus nerka isolate Pitt River linkage group LG20, Oner_Uvic_2.0, whole genome shotgun sequence genome, one window contains:
- the rho gene encoding rhodopsin, which yields MNGTEGPDFYVPMSNATGIVRNPYEYPQYYLVSPAAYSLMAAYMFFLILTGFPINFLTLYVTIEHKKLRTALNYILLNLAVADLFMVIGGFTTTMYTSMHGYFVFGRTGCNIEGFCATHGGEIALWSLVVLAIERWLVVCKPISNFRFSETHAIIGVAFTWVMAAACSVPPLLGWSRYIPEGMQCSCGIDYYTRAPDINNESFVIYMFVVHFMIPLFIISFCYGNLLCAVKAAAAAQQESETTQRAEREVTRMVIMMVVSFLVCWVPYASVAWYIFCNQGTEFGPVFMTIPAFFAKSSSLYNPLIYVLMNKQFRNCMITTLCCGKNPFEEEEGASTTASKTEASSVSSSSVAPA from the coding sequence ATGAACGGCACAGAGGGACCAGATTTCTACGTCCCTATGTCCAATGCTACTGGCATTGTTAGGAACCCCTATGAATACCCCCAGTACTACCTTGTCAGCCCAGCGGCGTACTCACTCATGGCTGCCTACATGTTCTTCCTCATCCTCACCGGCTTCCCCATCAACTTCCTCACACTCTACGTCACCATCGAGCACAAAAAGCTGAGGACCGCCCTGAACTACATCCTGCTGAACCTGGCTGTGGCCGATCTCTTCATGGTAATCGGAGGCTTCACCACTACGATGTACACCTCCATGCATGGCTATTTCGTCTTTGGAAGAACGGGCTGCAACATCGAGGGATTCTGTGCTACCCATGGTGGTGAGATTGCCCTGTGGTCCCTGGTTGTCCTGGCTATTGAGAGGTGGTTGGTCGTCTGCAAACCTATTAGCAACTTCCGCTTCAGTGAGACCCATGCCATCATAGGCGTGGCCTTTACCTGGGTCATGGCTGCTGCTTGCTCCGTCCCCCCTCTGCTTGGGTGGTCCCGCTATATCCCCGAAGGCATGCAGTGCTCATGTGGAATTGACTACTACACGCGCGCCCCTGACATCAACAATGAGTCCTTTGTCATCTACATGTTCGTTGTCCACTTTATGATTCCCCTGTTCATCATCTCCTTCTGCTACGGCAACCTGCTCTGCGCTGTCAAGGCAGCTGCCGCCGCCCAGCAGGAGTCTGAGACCACCCAGAGGGCTGAGAGGGAAGTGACCCGCATGGTCATCATGATGGTCGTCTCCTTCCTAGTGTGCTGGGTGCCCTACGCCAGCGTGGCCTGGTATATCTTCTGCAACCAGGGAACAGAGTTCGGCCCCGTCTTCATGACAATTCCGGCATTCTTTGCCAAGAGTTCGTCCCTGTACAACCCTCTCATCTACGTGTTGATGAACAAGCAGTTCCGCAACTGCATGATCACCACCCTGTGCTGTGGGAAGAACCCCttcgaggaggaggagggagcctCCACCACTGCCTCCAAGACCGAGGCCTCCTCCGTGTCCTCCAGCTCCGTGGCTCCTGCATAA